The nucleotide sequence GAAACCAAACATTTAGCTTTTATATCATACGGATCGGTTTTTACAACCATTTTAATGTCGCTCACATCAGTAGCCTTCGGGTTTTATGTGTCGAAATTTGCAAAATATAATGAGTTGTATGGATCAATTGGCACACTTTTGGTTATAATGATTTACATCTGGATCAATTGCATGATTTTATTATTAGGTTTTGAATTAAATGCTGCGATTTATACAGCCAAAAGAAGAAATTTGTATATTAGTAACAATAAAAACAAGAATTAGATATGAAAAAAGTATTAGCAACCTTTGTATTAACGGCTTTTGCTGCAATCAGCATGCAAGCACAAACAGTAACCGGAAAGTGGAAAACAATTGACGATGAAACCGGTAAAGCAAAATCGATTGTAGAAATTTCAGAAAAAAATGGTAAAATTTACGGAAAAGTAGTTGAAATTTTAACCGATAAAAAAGATGCCAAATGCGATAAATGTCCAGGTTCAGACAAAGGAAAACCCATTAAAGGTTTAACTATTATCAAAGGACTTTCAAAAGACGGGCAAGAATATTCGGGCGGTAAAATCATTGATCCTTCTTCAGGAAAAGAGTATAAATGTTTATTAAAACTAAACGGTGCCGATAAATTAGACGTTCGTGGATACATTGGAATCCAAGCATTAGGACGCACACAAACCTGGGTACGCGTTAAATAATTTTGTAAAATAAACTATAATATACCTGCAAGGTTTTAAGAACCTTGTAGGTTTTTTTACGTTAAACATCAAATTGATAAAATCAATATAAATAAAAACGATTAAGAATAAAACGCTAAAAGCTTTTTGTATCTTTGTTTTATGGATTATTTTATAGATGTTGTTGTACCCTTATCGCTAGCAACCACCTTCACATATAAGGTTTCTCAAGCAGAACATCAGTTTTTGCAGCCTGGTATGCGCGTTGCCGTTCCATTTGGCAAACGCTTGGTATATACCGCAATTGTGTGGGCAAAACACCATGAAACACCAGCACTTTATGAACCCAAAGATATCCTTACAATTATTGATGAACAACCCATTGCAACTCCAATTC is from Paenimyroides aestuarii and encodes:
- a CDS encoding DUF2147 domain-containing protein, translating into MKKVLATFVLTAFAAISMQAQTVTGKWKTIDDETGKAKSIVEISEKNGKIYGKVVEILTDKKDAKCDKCPGSDKGKPIKGLTIIKGLSKDGQEYSGGKIIDPSSGKEYKCLLKLNGADKLDVRGYIGIQALGRTQTWVRVK